From the genome of Perca flavescens isolate YP-PL-M2 chromosome 1, PFLA_1.0, whole genome shotgun sequence, one region includes:
- the adam10a gene encoding disintegrin and metalloproteinase domain-containing protein 10 — protein sequence MIFVNLIVMFCCLRDITGQFGNPLDKYIRHYEGLSYDTEALHNSHQRAKRALSPQDRTVHLDFHAHGRHFNLRMKRDTTLFSPDLIIEVSGEVEPIDTSHIYSGEIFGEKGTLTHGSVVDGRFEGFIKTHQGVYYVEPSERYLKNKNVPFHSVIYHEDDIHYPHKYGSEGGCADHSVLERMRKYQASVVEEPLKGVNSVSEEEESSQGPVILRRKRAAAKEKNTCQLFIQTDHLFFKYYGTREAVIAQISSHVKAIDSIYQATDFLGIRNISFMVKRIRINTTNDEKDKTNPFRFANIGVEKFLELNSEQNHDDYCLAYVFSDRDFDDGVLGLAWVGAPSGSSGGICEKSRLYSDGKRKSLNTGIITVQNYASHVPPKVSHITFAHEVGHNFGSPHDSGIECTPGESKLQNQKEQGNYIMYARATSGDKLNNNKFSICSIRNISAVLTKKRNDCFVESGQPICGNGLVETGEECDCGYSDQCKDICCYSANEGEGLKCKLKPGKICSPSQGPCCTQECTFKGANESPCRLESECAQEGKCNGATALCPASEPKANFTSCHSETQVCLNGVCSGSICEKYGMEVCTCASQEGKDEAAELCHVCCMEKMKPNTCSSTGSEKWAQFFNKKTTTLQPGSPCNDFKGYCDVFMRCRLVDADGPLARLKKAIFNAELYENIAEWIVAHWWAVLLMGIALIMLMAGFIKICSVHTPSSNPKLPPPKPLPGTLKRRQQQANQQAQGQRLPRQNRENYQMGQVRR from the exons ATGATTTTTGTTAATCTAATTGTCATGTTTTGCTGCCTACGAGATATTACAG GTCAGTTTGGGAACCCCTTGGATAAATATATTCGCCATTATGAGGGTTTATCATATGACACAGAAGCCCTGCACAACAGTCACCAGAGAGCCAAGAGGGCACTCTCTCCTCAAGACAGGACCGTGCACCTGGACTTCCATGCACATGGAAG ACATTTTAACTTGCGGATGAAGAGAGATACAACTCTATTTTCACCAGATCTCATCATTGAGGTATCAGGAGAGGTGGAACCCATTGATACATCACATATTTACAGTGGAGAAATATTTG GTGAAAAGGGCACTCTGACCCATGGCTCCGTGGTTGATGGGCGCTTTGAGGGCTTCATTAAAACCCACCAAGGAGTGTACTATGTTGAACCCTCGGAGAGATACCTAAAGAACAAGAATGTGCCCTTCCACTCCGTCATCTATCACGAGGATGATATCC ATTATCCTCATAAGTATGGCTCAGAGGGCGGCTGCGCTGACCACTCAGTGCTTGAGAGGATGAGGAAGTACCAGGCATCTGTAGTAGAGGAGCCACTCAAA GGGGTGAACAGTGtgtcggaggaggaggagagctcCCAGGGTCCTGTTATTCTGAGGAGAAAGAGGGCAGCGGCGAAAGAGAAAAACACTTGCCAGCTCTTCATCCAGACTGACCACCTCTTCTTCAAATACTATGGCACAAGAGAGGCTGTCATTGCCCAG ATATCCAGCCATGTAAAGGCTATTGACTCAATTTACCAGGCCACAGACTTCCTGGGCATCCGAAACATCAGCTTCATGGTAAAAAGGATCAGG ATAAATACTACCAACgatgaaaaagacaaaaccaATCCGTTTCGCTTTGCCAACATCGGAGTGGAGAAGTTTTTGGAGCTTAACTCTGAGCAGAACCACGATGACTATTGCCTAGCCTATGTCTTCTCTGACCGGGACTTTGATGATGGGGTTCTTGGCTTGGCTTGGGTTGGGGCACCTTCAG GAAGCTCTGGGGGCATCTGTGAAAAGAGCAGACTGTACTCTGATGGAAAGAGGAAGTCTCTGAACACTGGTATCATCACTGTGCAGAACTACGCCTCCCACGTCCCTCCCAAGGTGTCACACATTACCTTTGCTCATGAGGTTGGGCACAACTTTGGCTCTCCA CATGACTCAGGGATTGAATGCACCCCTGGAGAGTCTAAATTGCAGAACCAAAAGGAGCAGGGAAACTACATCATGTATGCCAGAGCCACATCAGGGGATAAACTCAACAATAACAAGTTCTCAATCTGCAGCATTCGCAATATAAGCGCTGTTCTGACGAAGAAGAGAAATGactgttttgttg AGTCTGGCCAGCCTATCTGTGGTAATGGACTAGTGGAAACTGGAGAAGAGTGTGACTGCGGCTACAGTGATCAGTGTAAAGACATCTGCTGCTATAGTGCCAACGAAGGGGAGGGCCTAAAGTGCAAACTCAAACCTGGAAAAATCTGCAG TCCCAGCCAAGGCCCATGTTGCACACAAGAGTGTACTTTCAAGGGCGCGAATGAGAGTCCGTGCAGACTGGAGTCTGAGTGCGCCCAAGAGGGCAAGTGCAATGGAGCTACTGCTCTGTGTCCTGCCTCAGAACCAAAGGCAAACTTCACCTCTTGCCATTCTGAAACACAAGTCTGCCTTAATGGG GTATGCTCTGGTTCCATTTGTGAGAAGTATGGTATGGAGGTATGCACCTGTGCCAGCCAAGAGGGCAAGGATGAGGCAGCTGAGCTGTGCCACGTGTGCTGCATGGAGAAAA TGAAGCCCAACACCTGCAGCAGTACAGGCTCAGAGAAATGGGCCCAATTTTTCAACAAGAAAACCACAACCCTGCAGCCTGGCTCACCCTGCAATGACTTTAAGGGCTACTGTGATGTGTTCATGAGGTGTCGTCTGGTGGACGCCGACGGGCCTCTGGCAAGGCTTAAGAAAGCCATCTTTAATGCAGAACTCTATGAGAATATTGCAGAGTGGATAGTG GCTCACTGGTGGGCAGTGCTGTTGATGGGCATCGCTCTTATTATGCTAATGGCCGGCTTCATCAAGATTTGCAGCGTCCACACCCCCAGCAGCAACCCCAAACTGCCCCCACCAAAGCCACTGCCAG GTACACTGAAACGGAGGCAGCAGCAAGCAAACCAACAGGCACAGGGCCAGCGCCTCCCCCGTCAGAACAGAGAGAACTATCAAATGGGACAGGTGAGACGCTGA